Proteins from a single region of Nitrososphaerota archaeon:
- a CDS encoding NAD(P)-dependent alcohol dehydrogenase has protein sequence MKAARLHEFGKPLLWDDVPMPELRTGSDVVVRIAAAGLCHTDLSVMDRALPDIKGRFPPLPFILGHENAGYVHAVGDSVTGLKVGDPVLVYGAWGCGTCVFCRRGEEQRCPVSPLTPGISPEYQGGFAEFMYVPSSRYLLKVEGNMEDLAPLTDAGLTSYRAAKRVRSHLSPGSFSLVIGAGGLGLYALQYLRLFGSSTVIAADIADDRLALAESFGASVALNLSKGDPAERVASATGGRGVKSVLDFVGTSGTAALAMRVLSADGIYVDVGLGGGTLSVPLIDLIHSESLITGSIWGTYEELAEAYELLKSGKVKSTVQKFRLSDINSAIAQMRRGELLGRAVLTS, from the coding sequence TTGAAGGCAGCCAGGCTGCATGAGTTCGGGAAACCGCTCTTGTGGGACGACGTCCCCATGCCTGAACTGCGAACCGGGTCCGACGTGGTTGTGAGGATAGCGGCCGCGGGACTTTGCCACACCGATCTTTCAGTGATGGACAGAGCCCTGCCAGACATCAAGGGGCGCTTTCCCCCGCTGCCGTTCATACTGGGACATGAGAACGCGGGCTACGTCCACGCGGTCGGCGATTCTGTCACCGGACTGAAGGTGGGAGACCCGGTGCTCGTCTACGGAGCCTGGGGGTGCGGCACCTGCGTGTTTTGCAGGAGAGGGGAGGAGCAGAGGTGCCCCGTGAGCCCGCTCACCCCCGGGATCAGCCCCGAATACCAGGGCGGCTTTGCCGAGTTCATGTACGTGCCGTCGTCCAGATATCTGCTGAAGGTCGAAGGCAACATGGAGGACCTCGCGCCTCTCACCGACGCGGGTCTGACTTCTTACAGGGCGGCGAAGAGGGTCCGAAGCCACCTCTCGCCCGGCTCATTCAGCCTCGTGATCGGCGCGGGCGGACTGGGACTCTACGCCCTGCAATATCTGCGGCTCTTCGGGTCAAGCACTGTGATCGCTGCCGACATAGCGGATGACAGACTCGCGCTGGCTGAGAGCTTCGGTGCGAGCGTCGCCTTGAACCTGAGCAAGGGTGATCCCGCAGAAAGGGTCGCCTCGGCGACCGGAGGCAGAGGAGTCAAGTCGGTCTTGGACTTCGTGGGGACAAGCGGGACCGCCGCTCTCGCGATGCGGGTGTTGTCCGCCGACGGCATCTACGTAGATGTCGGTCTTGGCGGCGGCACGCTGAGCGTCCCTTTGATCGACCTGATCCACTCGGAGTCCCTGATCACAGGGAGCATATGGGGCACCTATGAGGAACTCGCCGAAGCCTACGAGCTGCTGAAGTCCGGCAAGGTCAAGAGCACCGTGCAGAAGTTCAGGCTTTCCGACATCAACAGCGCGATAGCACAGATGCGGCGGGGAGAGCTGCTGGGCCGAGCCGTGTTGACCAGTTGA
- a CDS encoding ParB/RepB/Spo0J family partition protein — protein sequence MARHGAGEFSYVTTYEELEMSLLVSSPFQPREGIGDIAELVESIKASGLIEPIVVRPKAKYFEIIAGNRRYHACRKLNFRRIPAIVVEMSDKEAYEAALAENLQRKTLDPIEEAESFRRYCEDYGWGSQSELARRLGKSQAYVAHRLRLLSLPESFKSVIRDGTLSASTAEEISRLKDSERQREILESAVRHEITRDDIRGAAASQPASRNETSAPDWLQTTRRNWKDSDALIIDRAILSLKVSMVRIDSLHERARSDALKKILLSKRIAVHQLIDELLSYKRTRVA from the coding sequence GTGGCCCGACACGGGGCAGGGGAGTTCAGCTACGTTACTACCTACGAGGAGCTCGAGATGTCATTGCTCGTGTCCAGCCCCTTCCAGCCAAGGGAGGGGATAGGAGACATCGCCGAACTGGTGGAGTCGATCAAGGCGTCAGGGCTCATAGAGCCGATCGTCGTCCGGCCCAAGGCGAAGTACTTCGAGATAATCGCAGGGAACAGGCGGTATCACGCGTGCAGGAAACTGAACTTTCGCCGAATACCGGCGATAGTGGTGGAGATGTCAGACAAGGAAGCTTACGAAGCCGCCCTCGCCGAAAACCTTCAGCGCAAGACCCTGGACCCGATCGAGGAGGCCGAGTCGTTCAGAAGATACTGTGAGGACTATGGATGGGGCAGCCAGTCCGAGCTCGCGCGCCGCCTAGGCAAGTCGCAGGCCTACGTCGCCCACAGGCTGCGGCTGCTTTCTCTTCCGGAGAGCTTCAAGAGCGTGATCAGGGACGGCACCCTGAGCGCCAGTACGGCTGAAGAGATCAGTCGGCTGAAGGACTCGGAGCGCCAGAGAGAGATTCTCGAATCCGCCGTCAGGCACGAGATAACCCGGGACGATATCCGCGGGGCCGCAGCCTCCCAACCCGCAAGTCGAAACGAGACCTCGGCGCCCGACTGGCTCCAGACAACGCGACGGAATTGGAAAGACTCGGACGCGCTTATCATCGACAGGGCGATCCTTTCGCTCAAGGTGTCCATGGTCCGGATCGATTCGCTGCACGAGAGGGCGAGGAGCGACGCGTTGAAGAAGATCCTTCTGAGCAAGCGCATAGCCGTTCACCAACTGATTGACGAGCTGCTGAGCTACAAGAGGACCCGGGTCGCGTAG
- a CDS encoding Rrf2 family transcriptional regulator: MTQSQVVDDLISFGLSPLQAEAYVALARSGKETSTSMAQTIGISVSDARRVLHSLRRLGLVEVELGRNDYFLAVAPKKALRTLLDAKETELQNLKRESEALTRLLEDSKRNRGTADEESFFRLVSGSLVFNRWADAIRRAKTRVIKVVPAYTLSTHFRELSDAESAAARRVDVTIISEITEQNLRTAEQYYRKVPFLHADGLTPSFRYLIIDQSEVFMGGTPPTESIEDHVVIWTNNRVFVDACSTHFESIMRAALDGAKRIEVLKHVS, translated from the coding sequence GTGACGCAAAGCCAAGTTGTTGACGACCTGATATCGTTCGGCCTTTCTCCGCTTCAGGCGGAGGCGTACGTTGCGCTCGCCCGGAGCGGCAAAGAGACCTCCACGTCGATGGCTCAGACGATCGGGATATCTGTGTCAGACGCTCGCAGGGTCCTCCACTCGCTGAGGAGGCTAGGGCTGGTCGAGGTGGAGCTTGGCCGGAACGACTACTTCTTGGCCGTCGCGCCGAAGAAGGCGCTACGGACCCTTCTCGACGCAAAAGAGACCGAGCTTCAGAACCTGAAGAGAGAGAGCGAAGCCCTCACCAGGCTGCTCGAGGACTCCAAGCGCAACAGGGGCACCGCGGATGAGGAGAGCTTCTTCAGGTTGGTATCGGGGAGCCTGGTCTTCAACCGGTGGGCTGACGCGATCCGTCGGGCAAAGACCAGGGTGATTAAGGTTGTCCCAGCCTACACTCTGAGTACGCACTTCAGAGAACTCTCGGACGCAGAGTCCGCCGCCGCGCGGAGAGTCGACGTGACGATCATATCAGAGATAACTGAGCAGAATCTCAGAACCGCTGAACAGTACTACCGCAAGGTCCCGTTCTTGCATGCGGACGGGTTGACGCCTTCGTTCAGATACCTGATCATAGACCAGTCAGAGGTATTCATGGGAGGGACGCCGCCGACCGAGTCCATCGAAGACCACGTCGTGATCTGGACCAACAACAGGGTGTTCGTCGACGCGTGCTCGACGCACTTCGAGTCGATCATGAGAGCAGCGCTTGACGGAGCGAAACGGATAGAGGTTCTAAAGCACGTTTCCTAG
- a CDS encoding xanthine dehydrogenase family protein — protein sequence MAVQELKAPRRPPVATTRLDALEKAAGETKYTGDNVHEEALYVRVVRSPHPHALIRHIDGSAAEKVQGVVRVVTARDVPGSNYIGYVVPDRPLLCHDKVRFVGDSVALVVADAPESAELGVREVKVGYEELPAVLDPREALREGAPAIHPGGNLTARQLVRRGDAAKALAEADFVLRGTYSTPVQEQAYLETEAALAYPRSKGVTVLGSMQNPFMVKKAVATVLGGAAPDVRVIQAPTGGGFGGKQDAPDEVCSMAALGAWLTKKPVFLAFSRKESTAFHPKRHPMVFEREMGVTSGGKITAVRASILSDGGAYASLSERVLFVATTVAAGPYEVPNVHVDGSVVYTNNVPMGAFRGFGKPQAVFAAELQMDEAAEKLRMDPAEFRLRNILRRGSATPTGQTLTGGVGLEECLVQARAASGWERRRTAGRGTGAKRRGVGMACAIHPEGLTGEADAATASVEVASDGRVIVKTSLTEYGQGIHTGFVRIVSKALGTSPERVSIQNPDTDLVPDTGPTVASRSTVFGGKAVLLAAEKIRETLSKAASEMLSSSAGELVFEDDVVRGRGREATFDDVVSECFRRGMKLSEEGRVVKPMPFWDKEAGRGDLAPSYCFAVHVAEVEVDVETGKVDVVNYTAAHESGKVITRDQFESQVIGGVAQGLGYALMEELILKDGVIRNKTFLDYHIPTAADVPDVKVLVVEEPDEFGPFGAKGIGEGGLEPVAGAVANALYDALGFPIRRFPFTPERVSDAIEEAGRRRG from the coding sequence TTGGCGGTTCAAGAGCTCAAAGCCCCCCGCCGTCCGCCCGTGGCCACCACCCGGCTCGACGCGCTGGAGAAAGCCGCAGGCGAGACGAAGTACACGGGTGACAACGTCCACGAGGAAGCTCTCTACGTCAGGGTGGTCAGGTCCCCGCACCCCCACGCCCTGATAAGGCACATCGACGGCTCGGCGGCGGAGAAGGTCCAGGGGGTCGTCAGGGTCGTGACGGCCAGGGACGTCCCCGGCTCGAACTACATCGGGTATGTGGTCCCGGACAGGCCCCTGCTCTGCCACGACAAGGTCAGGTTCGTGGGGGACTCGGTCGCGCTCGTGGTGGCCGACGCCCCGGAGTCTGCAGAGCTCGGGGTGAGGGAGGTGAAGGTCGGATACGAGGAGCTCCCGGCCGTCCTCGACCCCCGCGAAGCGCTCCGTGAAGGCGCTCCGGCGATACACCCCGGGGGGAACCTGACCGCGAGGCAGCTGGTCAGGAGGGGGGACGCGGCGAAGGCCCTCGCTGAGGCGGACTTCGTGCTGCGCGGGACCTACAGCACGCCGGTCCAGGAGCAGGCGTACCTCGAGACGGAGGCGGCCTTGGCCTATCCGCGCAGCAAAGGGGTCACGGTCCTGGGGTCCATGCAGAACCCGTTCATGGTGAAGAAGGCCGTCGCGACAGTGCTGGGGGGCGCGGCGCCCGACGTCCGCGTCATACAGGCGCCCACCGGGGGCGGGTTCGGAGGGAAGCAGGACGCACCTGACGAGGTCTGCTCGATGGCGGCCCTCGGCGCCTGGCTGACCAAGAAGCCCGTCTTCCTGGCGTTCTCCAGGAAGGAGTCGACGGCGTTCCATCCCAAGCGCCACCCGATGGTCTTCGAGAGGGAGATGGGTGTCACTTCCGGCGGCAAGATAACGGCGGTCAGGGCCAGCATACTCTCCGACGGCGGAGCCTACGCCTCGCTGAGCGAACGCGTGCTCTTCGTGGCCACCACCGTGGCGGCCGGCCCGTATGAGGTGCCTAACGTGCACGTGGACGGCTCGGTGGTCTACACCAACAACGTCCCCATGGGCGCCTTCCGAGGGTTCGGGAAGCCGCAGGCGGTCTTCGCGGCGGAGCTGCAGATGGACGAAGCGGCGGAGAAGCTCCGGATGGACCCTGCCGAGTTCAGGCTCCGCAACATCCTCAGGAGGGGGTCGGCCACGCCCACGGGGCAGACCCTGACTGGCGGGGTCGGGCTGGAGGAGTGCCTAGTTCAGGCGAGGGCCGCGTCCGGGTGGGAGAGAAGGCGCACGGCCGGCCGGGGGACGGGCGCGAAGAGGCGCGGGGTCGGGATGGCTTGCGCGATCCACCCTGAGGGGCTCACGGGGGAGGCCGACGCGGCGACGGCGTCGGTCGAGGTCGCGTCCGACGGGCGCGTGATAGTGAAGACGAGCCTGACCGAGTACGGGCAGGGGATCCACACCGGCTTCGTCCGCATAGTCTCGAAGGCGCTCGGGACGAGCCCGGAGAGGGTGTCGATCCAGAACCCCGACACGGACCTGGTCCCCGACACCGGTCCCACCGTGGCTTCCCGGAGCACTGTCTTCGGAGGGAAGGCGGTCCTCCTCGCGGCGGAGAAGATCAGGGAGACGCTGTCGAAGGCCGCGTCCGAGATGCTCTCCTCCTCCGCCGGGGAACTTGTCTTCGAGGACGACGTAGTCAGGGGCCGGGGCAGAGAAGCGACGTTCGACGACGTCGTCTCCGAGTGTTTCAGGAGAGGGATGAAGCTGAGCGAAGAAGGGAGGGTGGTGAAGCCGATGCCGTTCTGGGACAAGGAAGCCGGCCGCGGAGACCTGGCGCCGTCCTACTGCTTCGCCGTCCACGTGGCCGAGGTCGAGGTGGACGTGGAGACGGGGAAGGTGGACGTGGTGAACTACACCGCGGCCCACGAGTCCGGGAAGGTCATAACGCGGGACCAGTTCGAGAGCCAGGTCATCGGAGGGGTGGCGCAGGGGCTGGGCTACGCCCTGATGGAGGAGCTCATCCTGAAAGACGGGGTGATAAGGAACAAGACGTTCCTCGACTACCACATCCCCACCGCGGCCGACGTCCCCGACGTCAAGGTCCTGGTGGTCGAGGAGCCCGACGAGTTCGGTCCGTTCGGGGCGAAGGGGATCGGAGAGGGGGGGCTCGAGCCCGTGGCCGGGGCGGTCGCCAACGCGCTTTACGACGCGCTCGGGTTCCCTATCCGCAGATTCCCGTTCACCCCCGAGAGAGTCTCGGACGCCATCGAGGAGGCGGGGAGGCGGCGGGGATGA
- a CDS encoding xanthine dehydrogenase family protein subunit M: MRPFQYLAPFPSFRYLAPKSVAELLEALDGEGKGSVVIAGGTDAMIALKERTTAPETVVDISRLGRELGGIRKDGETLRIGALTTFAEIEASPLVDRFATALKTAAANVGTLQIRNLATVGGNLATASPAGDSAPPLIALGARVKLLSRSGERTIPVEAFFTGVKKNALHGGEIAAEVVVPAREGVSSAWARAAVRNENALSTVSVAVSASIADGRFGESRVALGAVAPTPVLAERSSKLMTESGATAEKAEEVAALAAEEARPITDIRASAAYRKRLVFVLTRRLIDGLLSEAGAA; encoded by the coding sequence ATGAGGCCGTTCCAGTACCTGGCCCCCTTCCCGAGCTTCCGGTACCTGGCGCCGAAGAGCGTCGCAGAGCTGCTGGAAGCCCTGGACGGCGAGGGGAAGGGGTCGGTTGTCATAGCGGGCGGGACAGACGCCATGATAGCCCTGAAGGAGCGGACGACGGCGCCGGAGACGGTCGTCGACATCAGCCGCCTCGGCAGGGAGCTGGGAGGGATACGGAAGGACGGGGAGACGCTGCGCATCGGCGCCCTGACGACGTTCGCGGAGATAGAGGCCAGCCCGCTGGTCGACAGGTTCGCGACGGCGCTGAAGACAGCCGCGGCAAACGTGGGGACCCTGCAGATCAGGAACCTGGCCACGGTCGGCGGCAACCTCGCCACGGCCTCCCCGGCAGGAGACTCGGCCCCCCCTCTGATAGCCCTGGGGGCGCGCGTGAAGCTCTTGAGCAGGTCGGGCGAGAGGACGATCCCGGTCGAGGCCTTCTTCACCGGGGTCAAGAAGAACGCCCTCCACGGAGGGGAGATAGCGGCCGAGGTCGTCGTGCCGGCGCGGGAGGGGGTCTCGAGCGCCTGGGCGAGGGCGGCCGTAAGGAACGAGAACGCGCTGTCCACCGTCTCGGTGGCGGTCTCGGCGTCCATCGCGGACGGAAGGTTCGGGGAGAGCAGGGTGGCGCTGGGGGCCGTCGCGCCCACCCCCGTGCTCGCGGAAAGGAGCTCCAAGCTGATGACGGAGAGCGGTGCCACGGCGGAGAAGGCCGAGGAGGTCGCGGCGCTCGCCGCGGAAGAGGCAAGGCCGATAACCGACATAAGGGCCAGCGCCGCCTACAGGAAGCGCCTGGTCTTCGTGCTCACCAGGAGGCTCATCGACGGGCTCCTCTCGGAGGCGGGCGCCGCATGA
- a CDS encoding (2Fe-2S)-binding protein, with protein sequence MTGEVKVRFRLNGEDVAAEIEPNQTLCDYLHDVAEKTGVKKGCDTGECGACTVLMDDKPVTSCLVLAPQVDGRDVVTVEGLGTKSRPNPVQQAFAAMDAVQCGYCIPGMIVTLSWILEHAPRASDGEIRRLMSGNLCRCTGYLQQAEALKRAAADGAPEPHEAY encoded by the coding sequence ATGACGGGCGAGGTCAAGGTTAGGTTCAGGCTGAACGGCGAGGACGTGGCCGCTGAGATCGAGCCGAACCAGACGCTCTGCGACTACCTGCACGACGTGGCGGAGAAGACGGGCGTGAAGAAGGGGTGCGACACCGGCGAGTGCGGAGCGTGCACCGTCCTGATGGACGACAAGCCTGTGACGTCCTGCCTCGTCCTCGCCCCCCAGGTCGACGGCCGGGACGTGGTCACGGTCGAGGGGCTCGGGACGAAGTCACGACCCAACCCCGTCCAGCAGGCCTTCGCCGCGATGGACGCCGTCCAGTGCGGTTACTGCATCCCAGGGATGATCGTGACGCTGTCATGGATACTCGAGCACGCGCCCCGGGCCTCCGACGGCGAAATCAGGCGCCTGATGTCAGGGAACCTCTGCAGATGCACCGGGTACCTGCAGCAGGCAGAGGCGCTGAAGAGGGCGGCGGCCGACGGCGCCCCGGAACCGCACGAGGCTTATTAG
- a CDS encoding adenine deaminase produces the protein MTVGVREYVEAALGKRPLTLLIEGANLVNVNTGEIYPASIGSYGDRIVYVGADGKAPPAAEVVNARGAYAIPGFIDTHLHVESTMLTPARFAEAVIPHGTTTAVADPHEIANVLGKEGVRMMVDNAKGLPMKLYFLAPTCVPESPAATSGAEISPADIEEMVSWEGVAGLGEVMDFDAVLAMTPKMEEILEIGRRGGLFTDGHSPLLSGRELSGYMAAGPDSDHENFTVESMLEKLRAGMYVKLRPPYVANTKRFVAALKGLPAPWNVILVTDDVMPDNLERLGHLDYSCRSFIEAGMDPIEAIRSCTLRPAQHVRMPHLGALSPGKAADVVLVDDLKKLRVQAVVSDGALVAKGGKMLSHRTPRPFDRRALDTMKTGTLGPDDFVVKPPVADGAVTVNAIDFGLLRRPKDPAEAFMKSVLTTLTRVEVRAEGGVLKLGDLAAVLVFDRHRGVKRRSFGFARNLMRSGAIASSIAHDGHNLVVMGKDQRDMQAAAERVARGKGGIAAVDSRPLAFVDLPVAGLMSEEGLGPVSKKMRGLRSAFEKMGVIDHPYMPVVALLTLSVIPHARITDKGIYDVDGRRFVEPFVPR, from the coding sequence ATGACCGTCGGGGTGCGCGAGTATGTGGAAGCGGCCCTGGGGAAGCGCCCGCTGACGCTGCTGATCGAGGGCGCGAACCTCGTCAACGTGAACACCGGGGAGATCTACCCGGCTTCCATAGGTTCCTACGGGGACAGGATAGTCTACGTCGGCGCCGACGGGAAGGCGCCGCCTGCCGCGGAGGTCGTCAACGCCAGGGGGGCCTACGCCATCCCCGGCTTCATAGACACCCACCTGCACGTGGAGAGCACGATGCTGACCCCGGCGAGGTTCGCGGAAGCTGTCATCCCCCACGGGACGACCACGGCGGTCGCCGACCCCCACGAGATCGCCAACGTCCTCGGCAAGGAGGGGGTGAGGATGATGGTGGATAACGCGAAGGGGCTCCCGATGAAGCTGTACTTCCTGGCGCCCACCTGCGTCCCCGAGTCCCCGGCGGCCACGTCGGGGGCCGAGATATCCCCCGCCGACATCGAGGAGATGGTCTCCTGGGAAGGGGTCGCAGGCCTGGGAGAGGTGATGGACTTCGACGCCGTGCTCGCCATGACCCCCAAGATGGAGGAGATACTGGAGATCGGTAGGAGGGGCGGGCTGTTCACCGACGGCCACAGCCCCCTGCTCTCCGGCCGGGAGCTTTCGGGTTACATGGCCGCCGGCCCCGACTCGGACCACGAGAACTTCACCGTGGAGTCGATGCTGGAGAAGCTCCGCGCCGGGATGTACGTGAAGCTCCGGCCGCCGTACGTGGCGAACACCAAGAGGTTCGTCGCCGCCCTGAAGGGGCTCCCCGCGCCCTGGAACGTCATCCTGGTCACGGACGACGTGATGCCCGACAACCTGGAGCGCCTTGGCCACCTGGACTACAGCTGCAGGTCGTTCATAGAGGCGGGGATGGACCCCATCGAGGCGATCAGGAGCTGCACGCTCAGGCCCGCGCAGCACGTCAGGATGCCCCATCTGGGAGCGCTGTCCCCGGGGAAGGCGGCCGACGTGGTCCTCGTCGACGACCTGAAGAAGCTCAGGGTCCAGGCCGTGGTCTCGGATGGCGCCCTGGTCGCGAAGGGAGGGAAGATGCTGTCACACCGGACCCCCAGGCCCTTCGACAGGAGGGCCCTGGACACGATGAAGACGGGGACGCTCGGCCCCGACGACTTCGTGGTGAAGCCTCCGGTAGCGGACGGGGCGGTGACGGTCAACGCCATAGACTTCGGCCTGCTCCGTAGGCCCAAGGACCCCGCCGAGGCCTTCATGAAGTCGGTCCTCACCACCCTGACCAGGGTCGAGGTGAGGGCGGAGGGGGGCGTCCTGAAGCTCGGCGACCTGGCGGCGGTGCTGGTCTTCGACAGGCACCGGGGCGTCAAGCGGCGCTCCTTCGGCTTCGCCAGGAACCTCATGAGGAGCGGCGCCATCGCCTCGTCGATAGCCCACGACGGGCACAACCTGGTCGTGATGGGGAAGGACCAGAGGGACATGCAGGCCGCCGCGGAGAGGGTCGCGAGGGGGAAGGGCGGGATCGCCGCAGTCGACTCGAGACCCCTCGCGTTCGTAGACCTCCCCGTGGCCGGGCTGATGTCGGAGGAGGGGCTGGGCCCGGTCTCGAAGAAGATGCGGGGGCTGAGGTCGGCGTTCGAGAAGATGGGGGTCATAGACCACCCCTACATGCCGGTGGTGGCGCTCCTGACGCTGTCCGTCATACCTCACGCGAGGATCACGGACAAGGGCATATACGACGTGGACGGCCGGCGGTTCGTGGAGCCGTTCGTCCCCCGGTGA